The genomic stretch GCATTGCCGATGAATATGAAGGCGATCTGGCAGAGAAGATCGAGAAACAGATTGCCCGCCGCGACCTGGGCTTTGCCACCCGCTTCCTCTATGACGCCCAATTGCCGGCGCCTGTCCTGGAGTCTATCACCAGCCTCCTGTCCCTGTCCAATGCCAACAATATGGAAGGCGGCCCCTACCATAACCTGAAAGACCTGTCCACCCTGCCTATCAATGATCCTGCTCTGTTATACCCGCACTGGCCTGTCAGCACGCATACAGTAGCCGGTAGCTCCCTGCTGGATGAGATCGGGCAGCGCGACCTGCTGCTGCATCCACCCTATCAATCCTACCATACGGTGCTGCGCTTTTTCAATGAAGCAGCCATTGATCCCTGGGTGGAAGAGATCTACATCACGGTATACCGTATTGCCAGTGATTCAAAGATTGCGCATGCGCTGATCAGCGCCGCACGCAATGGCAAAAAAGTGGTGGTCTTTGTGGAATTGAAAGCCCGCTTTGATGAGGCCAATAATGTCCGCTGGGCCAAACTGCTCAAAGCCGCCGGCGTGCAGCTGATCTACAGCATCCCTACCCTCAAGGTACATGCGAAAGTAGCCCTGGTAAAGAAAATACATTTGGGACGAACCAATTATTACGGGCTGCTGTCCACCGGCAACATGAACGAAAGTACCGCCCGGTTCTATACAGATCACCTGCTGTTCACTTCCCGCAGCTCCCTGTTGCTGGAACTGGAGCAGCTTTTCCGGTTCCTGTCGCAACGAAAGAAACCCCAGCCGGGCCCTTCTCTCCCTTTCTCTGAACTGTTAATAGCACAGTTCAACCTGCAGGAAAGGTTCCTGCAGCTCATGGACCGGGAGATCGCAAACGCCCGCCAGGGATTACCCGCCGGCATCCGGATCAAGCTCAATAACCTGGAAGAAAGGGTACTCATCAATAAACTGTACGAGGCTTCCGCAGCCGGTGTACCCGTGGAACTGCTGGTGCGCAGCATCTGCTGCTGCCGGCCGGGCATACCGGGACTCAGTGAGAACATCCGCATCAAAAGGATGGTGGACCGCTACCTGGAGCATGGCCGGATCTTTATTTTTACCAACAACGGGGACCCGGAATTATACATGGGATCGGCTGACTGGATGAACCGGAACATTTACCGCCGGATAGAAGTTTGCTTCCCCATCCTGGACCCGGCACTGAAAGCCACCATGCTTACCCTGGTGGAGGGGCAATGGAAGGACAATACCCAGGCCGTATGGATCAGCCCTGAGCTGGAGAATATACCGGTAACAGATGAGGAACCGCGGGTGCGTTCACAGGAGATGATCAGCCGGCTGCTTTCCGGAAAAGAAGCATAGCCTTACCACCTGAGCAGGGCGCTGGCCCAGGTAAAGCCACTGCCAAATGCCGCCAGGCAGACAAGATCGCCTTTTTTTACCCGGCCTTCCTGCCATGCCTCGCAAAGGGCGATAGGCACAGAAGCCGCTGTAGTATTGCCGTAGCGTTGAATATTATTAAAGACCTGATCGTCCCGCAGCTGTAATTTCTGCTGTACAAACTGGGCAATACGCAGGTTGGCCTGGTGCGGGATCAGCAGTTGCAGATCGGCCGGCTGATAGCCATTTTTATCCAGGGCCTCCTGGATCACTTCAGGGAATTTGACCACTGCCTTTTTGAATACGGACGGTCCATCCATAAAGGGAAAATTCTGGGCATTGTCGATCATGGCATGGCTCATGAACATCTCCCCAATTTCCGCATCATTGAAATCCGCCAGGGTCTGGTCCATCCAGTGGTTGGCATGTGTGCCGGGATTGTACATGGCCAGGATCTCTGCGCTCTCGCCATCACTGTGCAGGTGGGTGCTGAGCAGGCCGCGACCCTCTTCTTCCGTGGGCTGCAGCACTACGGCGCCGGCGCCATCGCCAAAGATCACGCTCACATTGCGGCCACGGGTACTGAAGTCGAGCCCGAAAGAATGCTTTTCACTGCCAATGACCAGGACATTTTTATACATCCCGCTGCGGATGAACTGATCCGCCACACTGAGGGCATAAATAAAACCGCTGCACTGGTTGCGGACATCCAGGGCGCCTATCTCCTTCATCTTCATGGCGCGCTGCACCAGTACACCACAGCCCGGAAAATAATAATCGGGGCTAAGGGTGGCAAATACAATAAAATCTATATCCTGTGGGGTGATGCCTGCTCTTTCAATAGCAATGCGCGCCGCTTCCACACCCATGGTGGTGGTGGTTTCTTCTGTACGGTGTGCGTAGCGCCTTTCTTTGATACCCGTACGTTCCTGGATCCACTCATCGTTGGTATCCATATACTTTGTGAGGTCCTGGTTGCTGACTACCTGTTGGGGCACATACATCCCGATGCCGGCTATACATGAACGGATCATATGAGGAGCTGTTTAGTTCCGGCAAATTACGGAAGAAACAATTGCAGGGGAAATGAAACTATTGCAGCTGAAACTATTGAGGGCTGAGGCCCAGTGTTTCTGTCATAAAGCCATTGATGGCCGCTTCTACCCCTTCAATATCATGGGATTTGATCCAGGAGCCTATCACATGATTGCCGGCGCCGGGAATGGCCATGGCAATATTCTGGCTGGCCGGGGAGCCCAGGGCTTTCACCATGTCCAGGATGGCGGATACTTTCACCACACTGTCCTGGTGAACCTGGTCCTTAAAATAATACAGGGTGAGGGTTGGTTGTTTTACTTTGGCAAAAGTGGCATCGGTCATGGCCGTCTCCAGCAGCTCCTGCAGGCTGACGGCCGCTTCCAGCCTGTATCTGGGCGTCCAGTACTGTTTATATACGTCACGGGTATCCTGGGTGGAGTGCAGGTAATCGGATCCTTTTACCAGCCTTGCTATCTGCAATCCCCAGGGATTATTGAGCAGCCAGGCATTGCCGTCATTGATGGCAATATTGGGCGAAAGCAGGACCAGTGCATACACATCGGGATAATCGGCCGCCAGTTTGAGCGCCAGGGTGCCCCCGGTGGAAGTGCCCATCAGGATCACCTTACGCCCCAGCTGCCGGCCAATGGCCAGGGCTTCCTTGGCAGATTCCCAGTAGCTGTCGGCCGTGAGGTGCAGCATATTATCCGTGGTATCCAGTCCATGTTCCGAGAGGCGGGACAGGTACAGGTTGGCGCCAAAGCGGCGGGCGATATCCTTGTGAACGGGATCGCCCTCTTCCTGGGAAGCAGAAAAGCCATGGAGGTATACAATGGCTACCTCGGTAGGCTGACGGAGCGAATCATTGGCCCAGACAATGCGGGCTTCGTTATCCGGTTTCAGGTGATGGGCGGCCTCATGGGCAGTCACGTATTGCTGCAGTTGTGCAGGATCAGCAGGAACGGCCGGCATCTGGGTGGAATAATGCGGTTGCGCCGGTTTGGGGCCCAGCAGGTAAACGATCAGGAGCACAAGCGGGACAATGAATAACCATTTGCGTTTGCGCATGTACTAATTTTGGGTGAAATTAACCTGTTTTTTACTCATTCCATGAATGCTGAAACCGGAAAATACCTGTTATTGATCGGGGCCTGCCTGGTGCTGGCCGGAGGGATCATTTACTTTTTCCACGATAAGCTCCACTGGATCGGCCGGCTGCCCGGTGATATCCGGATAGAAAGGGAAAATTGCCGATTTTACTTCCCTTTAACTACTATGATACTCGTCAGTATTGTGGGGAGCGCCCTTCTCTGGCTCCTCCGTAAACTCTTCTGATATGCATAAGTTACTGATAAACAGATCAATACTAAAATTATCGGTTGGTCTTTTCCGGGGCTAGTTTATCAAAATATAAAGTTTGTGGAACATCCTTGCCGACCCGTTGAATTGACGTACCTTTGCGGCTTCTTTTTTATACATATGCAAATAAGAAATATCGCGATCATCGCCCACGTAGACCACGGGAAAACCACCCTTGTAGATAAGATCCTGCACGCCACGAAGGTTTTTCGTGATAACCAGGAAACAGGTGAACTGATCATGGACAGCAATGACCTGGAAAGGGAACGTGGCATCACGATCTTCAGCAAGAACGCCGCCGTTACCTATAAAGACGTTAAGATCAACGTTATTGATACACCGGGTCACGCCGACTTTGGTGGTGAGGTAGAGCGTGTACTGAAAATGGCCGATGGCGTCTGCCTCCTGGTGGATGCTTTTGAAGGACCCATGCCCCAGACCCGCTTTGTACTCCAGAAAGCCCTGCAGCTGAACCTGAAACCCATCGTGATCATCAATAAAGTGGACAAACCCAACTGCCGCCCTGATGAAGTACATGATGCCGTTTTTGAACTGTTCTTCAACCTGGACGCCACCGAAGAGCAGCTGAACTTCCCTACCTTCTACGGTTCGGGCAAGAACGGCTGGTTCAATGATTCCCTGACCCAGGTGGAGGGCATTGATCCCCTGCTGGATGGTATCCTGAAATTTGTTCCTCCTCCCCAGATAAGTGAAGGTCCCCTGCAGATGCAGATCACCTCACTGGACTACTCCTCCTTCCTTGGCCGTATCGCCGTAGGTAAGGTTACCCGTGGTTCTATCAAAGAAAACCAACCCATTGCCCTCATGCAGGCCGATGGCACCATTAAGAAATCAAGGGTGCGTGAGCTTTATGTATTTGAAGGCATGGGCAAGAAAAAAGTAACAGAAGTAGTGGCCGGCGACCTTTGCGCTGTAGTAGGCCTGGAAGATTTCAATATCGGTGATACCATTGCCGATGCTGAAAACCCCGAGGCGCTGCCCGTGATCAGCGTGGACGAACCCACCATGAACATGCTCTTCTCTGTAAATAACTCCCCCTTCTATGGTAAGGACGGTAAGTTTGTTACCAGCCGCCATATCCGGGACCGTCTCATGAAAGAGACAGAGAAGAACCTGGCCCTCAAAGTAGTTGACAGCCCCGATGGCGATAGCCTGATTGTATACGGCCGTGGTATCCTGCACCTTGGTATCCTGATCGAGACCATGCGTCGCGAAGGATATGAGCTGACCGTTGGCCAGCCCCAGGTAATTGTGAAAGAGGTGGATGGCAAGAAATGTGAGCCCTACGAAACCCTGGTGGTGGATGTGCCGCAGGAATTTGCATCCAAAGTGATTGACCTGGTATCCCGCCGTAAAGGAGAGATGCTCA from Candidatus Pseudobacter hemicellulosilyticus encodes the following:
- a CDS encoding ketoacyl-ACP synthase III — encoded protein: MIRSCIAGIGMYVPQQVVSNQDLTKYMDTNDEWIQERTGIKERRYAHRTEETTTTMGVEAARIAIERAGITPQDIDFIVFATLSPDYYFPGCGVLVQRAMKMKEIGALDVRNQCSGFIYALSVADQFIRSGMYKNVLVIGSEKHSFGLDFSTRGRNVSVIFGDGAGAVVLQPTEEEGRGLLSTHLHSDGESAEILAMYNPGTHANHWMDQTLADFNDAEIGEMFMSHAMIDNAQNFPFMDGPSVFKKAVVKFPEVIQEALDKNGYQPADLQLLIPHQANLRIAQFVQQKLQLRDDQVFNNIQRYGNTTAASVPIALCEAWQEGRVKKGDLVCLAAFGSGFTWASALLRW
- the ppk1 gene encoding polyphosphate kinase 1: MEQQAGQNQLPDQAGISSPPYFNRDLSWLSFNERVLQEAGRQEVPLMERIRFLSIWSSNLDEFYRVRVPALMALEKLGKKKQRSRQEDTFATVSVPAVSAVIHRQQELFGATLAAILPQLSEQHGISLVYNQPIPEIIRTAATDYFYNQVLAFLQPVHLADPNIRFFPENNKLYFLVSVSDAQHADTLLIVAIPSDQLPRFHSIRAGGRLYILFLDDIIRDNLAGVMPQYNIQQLYSFKVTRDGDLGIADEYEGDLAEKIEKQIARRDLGFATRFLYDAQLPAPVLESITSLLSLSNANNMEGGPYHNLKDLSTLPINDPALLYPHWPVSTHTVAGSSLLDEIGQRDLLLHPPYQSYHTVLRFFNEAAIDPWVEEIYITVYRIASDSKIAHALISAARNGKKVVVFVELKARFDEANNVRWAKLLKAAGVQLIYSIPTLKVHAKVALVKKIHLGRTNYYGLLSTGNMNESTARFYTDHLLFTSRSSLLLELEQLFRFLSQRKKPQPGPSLPFSELLIAQFNLQERFLQLMDREIANARQGLPAGIRIKLNNLEERVLINKLYEASAAGVPVELLVRSICCCRPGIPGLSENIRIKRMVDRYLEHGRIFIFTNNGDPELYMGSADWMNRNIYRRIEVCFPILDPALKATMLTLVEGQWKDNTQAVWISPELENIPVTDEEPRVRSQEMISRLLSGKEA
- a CDS encoding alpha/beta hydrolase; the encoded protein is MRKRKWLFIVPLVLLIVYLLGPKPAQPHYSTQMPAVPADPAQLQQYVTAHEAAHHLKPDNEARIVWANDSLRQPTEVAIVYLHGFSASQEEGDPVHKDIARRFGANLYLSRLSEHGLDTTDNMLHLTADSYWESAKEALAIGRQLGRKVILMGTSTGGTLALKLAADYPDVYALVLLSPNIAINDGNAWLLNNPWGLQIARLVKGSDYLHSTQDTRDVYKQYWTPRYRLEAAVSLQELLETAMTDATFAKVKQPTLTLYYFKDQVHQDSVVKVSAILDMVKALGSPASQNIAMAIPGAGNHVIGSWIKSHDIEGVEAAINGFMTETLGLSPQ
- a CDS encoding DUF2905 domain-containing protein codes for the protein MNAETGKYLLLIGACLVLAGGIIYFFHDKLHWIGRLPGDIRIERENCRFYFPLTTMILVSIVGSALLWLLRKLF
- the typA gene encoding translational GTPase TypA, which codes for MQIRNIAIIAHVDHGKTTLVDKILHATKVFRDNQETGELIMDSNDLERERGITIFSKNAAVTYKDVKINVIDTPGHADFGGEVERVLKMADGVCLLVDAFEGPMPQTRFVLQKALQLNLKPIVIINKVDKPNCRPDEVHDAVFELFFNLDATEEQLNFPTFYGSGKNGWFNDSLTQVEGIDPLLDGILKFVPPPQISEGPLQMQITSLDYSSFLGRIAVGKVTRGSIKENQPIALMQADGTIKKSRVRELYVFEGMGKKKVTEVVAGDLCAVVGLEDFNIGDTIADAENPEALPVISVDEPTMNMLFSVNNSPFYGKDGKFVTSRHIRDRLMKETEKNLALKVVDSPDGDSLIVYGRGILHLGILIETMRREGYELTVGQPQVIVKEVDGKKCEPYETLVVDVPQEFASKVIDLVSRRKGEMLIMETKGEMQHLEFDIPSRGLIGLRTQMLTATTGEAVMAHRFSEYKPWKGPIPGRNNGVLLSKNTEKTTGYSIDKLQDRGTFFVDPGEDVYAGQIIAEHIKPGDLVVNATEGKKLTNHRASGSDDATRIAPKTLMTLEECMEYIQFDECIEVTPNFIRMRKVMLDEEERKKHAKSMSASNA